One stretch of Halobacillus litoralis DNA includes these proteins:
- a CDS encoding aldehyde dehydrogenase family protein, producing MRNYLKHYINGEWVESTGNETEDVINPATEEVIGTISLGTKEDLDKAVQAARDAFPSFSQTSKEERIKMLENIAAEYENRKEEIIETITEELGSPKSISENIHYMMGYNHFSQAAESLRDFSFIEDRGGHTVMKDSVGVSGLITPWNFPTNQISTKIASAFAAGSPVVAKPAELTPFAAIILTEIFDKVGVPKGAFNLVNGSGSVIGDGISSHPDIDFVSFTGSGAVGQKIMQNASERIANVALELGGKSPLVVLEDADVEKAARAAVSHIATNSGQVCSAATRVLVPSSMKDSFEEAIKKVLPEFPVGDPQGDNHIGPLVSKKQWDTVQSYIEKGQEEGATLLVGGTGKPEGLDKGYYAKPTVFTDVNNDMVIAQEEIFGPVTCLITYDTIEEAIEISNDVKYGLAGYVFGEDEQTLAKVASSIRAGRVKINDAEADFAAPFGGYKQSGIGREWGDYGIEEYLEVKTVLGYPKL from the coding sequence CCTGCAACAGAAGAAGTCATCGGTACCATTAGTCTTGGAACGAAAGAGGATTTGGATAAGGCGGTGCAGGCGGCACGGGATGCTTTTCCATCCTTCTCTCAAACCTCTAAAGAAGAAAGAATTAAAATGCTCGAAAACATAGCTGCTGAATATGAGAACCGTAAAGAAGAAATTATTGAGACGATTACGGAAGAATTGGGTTCACCCAAATCCATTTCTGAAAACATTCATTATATGATGGGATATAATCATTTTTCACAAGCGGCAGAATCGTTAAGAGATTTTTCATTTATTGAAGATCGCGGAGGCCATACGGTCATGAAGGATTCGGTGGGCGTCAGTGGCTTGATCACCCCATGGAATTTCCCAACAAACCAAATTTCAACTAAAATCGCCAGTGCGTTTGCTGCGGGAAGTCCCGTGGTTGCGAAACCGGCAGAGTTGACACCTTTTGCGGCCATCATATTAACTGAAATCTTTGATAAGGTCGGTGTACCCAAAGGAGCTTTCAACTTAGTGAATGGATCGGGTTCAGTTATTGGTGATGGCATCAGCTCTCATCCAGATATCGATTTTGTATCATTTACGGGCTCTGGTGCTGTAGGTCAAAAAATCATGCAGAATGCATCTGAACGCATCGCTAACGTCGCACTTGAACTGGGAGGGAAATCTCCATTAGTAGTGCTTGAAGATGCTGATGTTGAAAAAGCGGCTCGTGCTGCTGTCAGTCACATTGCTACAAATAGTGGCCAGGTTTGTTCAGCTGCCACAAGAGTACTAGTGCCTTCTTCTATGAAAGACTCATTTGAAGAGGCTATTAAAAAAGTGCTTCCAGAATTCCCTGTCGGCGATCCTCAAGGAGATAACCATATCGGTCCATTAGTTTCAAAAAAACAGTGGGACACCGTTCAATCATATATTGAAAAAGGGCAAGAAGAAGGGGCTACACTTCTTGTAGGAGGAACAGGGAAGCCTGAAGGATTAGACAAAGGATATTATGCCAAACCTACAGTGTTCACAGATGTGAATAATGATATGGTCATCGCCCAAGAGGAGATATTCGGCCCGGTCACCTGCTTGATTACCTATGACACGATAGAAGAAGCCATTGAAATTTCCAATGATGTTAAATATGGTCTTGCAGGGTATGTGTTCGGGGAAGATGAACAGACACTCGCGAAGGTTGCCTCCAGTATCCGAGCGGGAAGAGTAAAGATCAATGATGCAGAAGCAGACTTCGCCGCACCATTTGGTGGATATAAACAGTCTGGTATAGGAAGAGAATGGGGTGATTATGGGATTGAAGAATATTTAGAAGTAAAAACAGTTTTAGGTTATCCTAAATTATAA